The following proteins are co-located in the Castanea sativa cultivar Marrone di Chiusa Pesio chromosome 8, ASM4071231v1 genome:
- the LOC142608080 gene encoding peroxidase 59-like — MKKSNSFYGYSLIMAIFMLFLGARSQLTPYFYERTCPNLLNIVRYEVEKAFFKEIRIAASLLRLHFHDCFVNGCDGSILLDVRDGEKFSLSNLNSVRGFEVVDDIKRAVEYECSGVVSCADILAIAARDSVVITGGPTWNVLLGRRDGFLSSKAAANISIPSAFDSLNNIISKFKKVGLDVIDVVSLSGSHTIGLARCAAFNNRLFNFEQTGRPDSSMDPHMLFQLQLLCPNVSSYSADLDSEIGNLTTPLDRDSPIGYPTNDFDNHYFQNLLNRKALLSSDQVLLNSYETKRLIQDYSISTDRFFEDFAKSMVKMGNISPLLGSRGQIRKNCRRVN, encoded by the exons ATGAAGAAGTCTAACAGCTTTTATGGTTATTCTTTGATTATGGCTATCTTTATGTTGTTCCTGGGTGCAAGGTCTCAGCTGACCCCATATTTTTATGAGAGAACTTGTCCAAATCTTCTCAATATTGTGAGGTATGAGGTGGAAAAAGCTTTCTTCAAGGAAATTCGTATAGCTGCCTCTTTGCTTCGGCTTCACTTTCATGATTGCTTTGTAAAT GGTTGTGATGGATCAATACTGTTAGATGTAAGAGATGGTGAGAAGTTTTCCCTTTCCAATTTAAACTCAGTTAGAGGATTTGAAGTTGTAGATGATATCAAAAGAGCTGTGGAATACGAATGTAGTGGTGTTGTATCTTGTGCTGATATACTAGCCATAGCTGCTCGAGATTCTGTGGTcata ACTGGAGGACCAACATGGAATGTTCTGTTGGGCAGAAGAGACGGATTTTTGTCAAGCAAAGCTGCAGCAAATATTTCAATTCCTTCTGCATTTGACTCTCTGAATAATATCATTTCCAAGTTCAAAAAAGTAGGACTCGATGTAATCGATGTGGTATCCTTATCAG GTTCTCATACAATAGGACTAGCTAGGTGTGCTGCCTTCAACAATAGGTTGTTCAACTTCGAACAAACGGGTCGTCCAGACAGTTCTATGGATCCACATATGCTGTTCCAGTTGCAACTTTTGTGCCCAAACGTTAGTAGCTATAGTGCTGACTTAGACTCGGAGATCGGAAACTTGACAACACCCCTAGATCGAGACTCACCAATAGGTTATCCAACTaacgattttgacaaccattaCTTTCAGAACTTGCTCAATAGAAAGGCCCTACTTAGCTCCGACCAAGTTTTGTTGAATAGTTATGAAACTAAACGTTTGATTCAAGATTATAGCATTAGTACGGATCGTTTCTTTGAAGACTTTGCCAAGTCCATGGTCAAGATGGGGAATATAAGTCCACTTCTTGGGTCCCGTGGACAGATACGCAAGAACTGCAGGAGAGTGAATTGA